A stretch of the Helicoverpa zea isolate HzStark_Cry1AcR chromosome 29, ilHelZeax1.1, whole genome shotgun sequence genome encodes the following:
- the LOC124643891 gene encoding uncharacterized protein LOC124643891 — translation MARIDFESGYVEMPKDLYQAHLRPGVIFRIHMSEAVLKMQYRNYGEDKDESVIEADVEYLRLTRKVINDEITKFEDLQWLIGWFHNRTDLIQEHMCNTRYFTVGTPPTMFTHSEEYMKRLCLFDGIYIDHIPYVVGEDSSLMAAVAPPVLHCDAATCTSVPFIDSVMFDERLARTNVRTLTRCQASCRAHCRNDPDCLKRCSDRCLRAD, via the exons ATGGCGCGTATT GACTTTGAGTCAGGCTACGTAGAAATGCCAAAGGACTTGTACCAAGCGCACCTGAGACCTGGCGTCATCTTCAGGATCCACATGTCTGAAGCTGTCCTCAAAATGCAGTACCGAAA TTACGGAGAAGACAAGGACGAGTCAGTGATTGAAGCGGACGTGGAGTACCTCCGACTGACGAGGAAGGTCATCAACGATGAGATCACCAAGTTTGAGGACCTGCAGTGGCTGATCGGGTGGTTCCATAACAGAACCGATCTGATACAGGAGCACATGTGTAATACTAGGTATTTTACTGTGG GAACTCCCCCAACGATGTTCACGCACTCCGAAGAGTATATGAAGCGACTCTGCCTGTTCGACGGCATCTACATAGACCATATACCGTACGTTGTGGGCGAGGATAGCTCTCTGATGGCGGCTGTCGCACCTCCCGTGTTGCACTGTGACGCCGCTACCTGCACTTCTGTGCCTTTTATTGATAG CGTGATGTTCGACGAGCGTCTAGCGCGAACGAATGTGCGCACGTTGACGCGTTGTCAAGCGTCTTGCCGCGCTCACTGCCGCAACGATCCGGACTGTCTGAAGCGGTGTTCTGATAGGTGTCTGCGAGCTGATTAG